A DNA window from Streptomyces sp. CA-278952 contains the following coding sequences:
- a CDS encoding PucR family transcriptional regulator, producing MAELAGEPFARFDQNSYSETRLVEAIALGIALRLGGVKEITELLSAEITNAIRERIAVNTKVDLLLRYVRAVHASFTRELFEFRNAIIPAADQLAMMRTISADLFEGMEILSAAVAEKFSAERSRWFAGSVGERFELVSEILKDKPVDTRQALNQLRYDLTLHHVALVLWQDEITPDSSRELETTALRLLDQVGCSSMLLLPAGPGRLWAWGGRATDRAAELRRSGVPVDVPAHIHVASGLPGDGVVGFQRSHEQAITAERVSRSTERGTSTLYDYGDLELVILLGDDTEATADFVRRELGALAEDNKSMAALRETVRCLLDNERAVAVTAKHLHIAKNTVVYRVKKAEQLLGRSLREDRLRLHLALYLAERLGSSVLTTHGPGTGLEHSNRAVSK from the coding sequence ATGGCAGAGCTGGCCGGGGAGCCGTTCGCCCGCTTCGACCAGAATTCCTACAGTGAAACACGACTGGTCGAGGCCATAGCGCTCGGAATCGCCCTGCGACTCGGCGGCGTAAAAGAGATAACCGAACTGCTTTCCGCTGAAATCACGAATGCCATCCGTGAACGCATAGCGGTAAACACGAAGGTCGATCTCCTGCTCCGCTATGTTCGAGCAGTGCATGCGAGTTTCACCCGGGAGCTTTTCGAATTCCGAAACGCGATCATTCCCGCCGCCGACCAGCTCGCCATGATGCGGACCATCTCGGCCGACCTCTTCGAAGGCATGGAGATCCTCTCCGCCGCCGTGGCCGAAAAATTCAGCGCCGAACGCAGCCGCTGGTTCGCCGGCTCCGTGGGCGAGCGCTTCGAGCTGGTGTCCGAGATTCTCAAGGACAAACCGGTCGACACCCGGCAGGCGCTGAACCAGCTGCGGTACGACCTGACGCTCCACCACGTCGCGCTGGTCCTGTGGCAGGACGAGATCACCCCGGACAGCAGCCGCGAACTGGAGACCACGGCGCTGCGCCTGCTGGACCAGGTCGGCTGCTCCTCGATGCTGCTGCTGCCCGCGGGCCCGGGGCGCCTGTGGGCCTGGGGCGGCCGCGCCACCGACCGCGCGGCCGAACTGCGGCGCTCGGGCGTACCGGTGGACGTGCCCGCGCACATCCATGTCGCGTCCGGGCTGCCCGGTGACGGGGTGGTCGGCTTCCAGCGCTCCCACGAGCAGGCGATCACCGCGGAGCGGGTCAGCCGCTCGACCGAGCGCGGAACGTCCACGCTGTACGACTACGGCGATCTGGAACTCGTGATACTGCTCGGCGACGACACCGAGGCCACCGCGGACTTCGTCCGCCGCGAGCTCGGTGCGCTCGCCGAGGACAACAAATCCATGGCCGCCCTGCGGGAAACCGTGCGGTGCCTGCTGGACAACGAACGGGCCGTCGCCGTCACCGCCAAGCATCTGCACATCGCGAAGAACACCGTCGTGTACCGGGTGAAGAAGGCGGAGCAACTGCTCGGGCGTTCCTTGCGCGAGGACCGCCTGCGCCTGCATCTCGCCCTGTACCTGGCGGAGCGGCTCGGCTCATCGGTACTGACCACACATGGTCCCGGGACGGGACTGGAGCACTCGAATCGGGCGGTGTCAAAGTGA